The genomic segment AATATTCTAAACCAATTAAGATGGCTTACGCGGAATATTTAAATACTAGAGAGTTTGTTTATGATAAATCAAATAGGGACGTAACACTTATGGATATGGCTGTTATTTCCATGAAAGATTTAAGGAAACAAGGGAAATTAAAGGACCTTGATGTTTCAGACGAAATAAACGCCTGCAGTATAATTGTGAAAGCAGACATTGAAGGAGAGAAGGAAAAGTGGCTAGTAATGTTTAAAAATGAAACCCACAACCACCCTACTGAGATAGAACCTTTTGGTGGTGCAGCTACTTGTCTCGGTGGATCAATAAGAGACCCATTATCAGGTAGAAGCTATGTGTATCAGGCAATGCGTGTTACTGGCTGCGGTGATCCAAGGACGAAAATTTCAGATACAATAAAAGGCAAACTTCCTCAAAGAAAAATAACCCTTGAAGCTGCTCATGGATTTAGTTCTTATGGAAATCAGATAGGACTTGCTACAGGACTCGTTTCTGAAGTTTATGATGAAGACTTTGTGGCTAAAAGAATGGAAGTAGGGGCAGTTATTGGAGCTGCACCTTATAAGAACGTAGTCCGTGAAAAACCAATGGCATCTGATGTTGTTATACTTCTTGGTGGCAAAACAGGACGTGATGGATGCGGAGGAGCTACGGGTTCATCTAAGCAGCATAGCGAGAGCTCAATACTAACTTCAGGATCAGAAGTTCAAAAGGGTAATGCGCCTACAGAAAGAAAGATTCAAAGATTATTTAGAAATCCAAAGGTTACGACGCTTATAAAAAGATGTAATGATTTTGGTGCAGGCGGAGTATCCGTAGCTATAGGGGAACTCGCAGATTCACTTATAATAAATTTAGACAAAGTCACTAAAAAATACGAGGGCTTAGATGGTACGGAGCTTGCTATATCAGAATCCCAAGAACGTATGGCTGTTGTTGTTAGGCGCGAAGATGCTGTCGTATTTATAAAGCTAGCAGAAGAAGAAAATTTAGAGGCTGTAGTGGTGGCGAAAATAACTGATGATAATAGGCTTAAAATGGTATGGAAGGGAAAAACTATTGTTGATGTGAGTAGAAGTTTCTTAGACACAAATGGAGTTAATCAGCGTATTAATGTAAAAGTAGCAGCACCTAAAGAGAATGAATACTACTTTTCAAAAGATTTAAAATGGAGCGAAGGTAATTTAAAATCAATAAAAGATTTATGGAATTCTAATCTATCAGACTTAAATGTTTGTAGTCAAAAAGGATTAGCTGGGAGGTTTGATAGCACAATAGGAGCAGGAACGGTGTTAATGCCTTTTGGTGGAAAATTTCAGAAAACACCAATTCAGTCCATGGTAGCAAAATTACCTGTACTTCGCGGAGATACAACCACTGGTACAATAATGTCCTATGGGTACAATCCTAAATTATCAAAATGGAGTCCATTCCATGGAGCTGCTTATGCAGTAATAGATTCTGTAACAAAGGTAGTGGCTAGTGGGGCTAATTATGAAAATATTAAACTAACATTTCAAGAGTATTTTGAAAAATTGTCAAAAGAACCGTATAAGTGGGGTAAACCATTTTCATCACTTTTAGGGGCATTACATGTACAAAAACAATTCAGCATAGCGGCTATTGGTGGAAAAGATAGTATGTCAGGTACCTTTAATGATATGAATGTACCGCCAACGCTTATATCCTTTGCTGTCGATGTTATAAATACAGATAAGGTTATATCTCCAGAGTTTAAAAATGGAGATAGTCAGGTTGTTTTAGTTTATGCAAATACTTGTGAAGATGGATTACCTGATTTTGGCGAGCTTCGTCAAAACTATAAATTGGTAAAGAAGTTAATAGATAGTGGCAAGGTGTTATCAACCTATGCAGTAGGGATGGGAGGTCTGTCAGAAGCTATATCAAAAATGTGCTTTGGTAATAAAATAGGATTTGAATTTAAAGAAGATATTCAGGTGGAAAGCATATTTAAAGAGGATTATGGCAGCATTGTAATGGAAATAGATAAATGCACGCTTTCAGAGTTAATTAAAGAGAATTTAAATATTAAGATACTTGGGCATACTCAGGTAGAACCATTTATCAAAGTCTTAGGGGAAACTATTAGTCTAGAAGAAGCGTTAAGTAATTGGGAAGGACCTTTAGAAAGTGTATTTAGCACGAAAGTAAATACTAGTAAATTAAATATCAGAAATGATAAAATTTATGCAAGTGTTGAAAATCCAAAATTTAAATCGGCTCCTGCAATTAAAATAGCAAAGCCTAGAGTTATAATTCCTGTGTTTCCGGGTACTAATTGTGAATATGATTCTATGAGAGCCTTTGAAAGGGCTGGAGCTGAAGTGGAAATTATGGTAATAAAGAATCTATCATCAAGGCATATTGAAGAATCTATAAAAGCTATAGCAGAAAAAATAAAAAGCTCTCAAATTGTTATGCTTCCAGGTGGATTCAGTGCTGGTGATGAGCCAGATGGGTCTGGTAAATTTATTGCTACATTCTTTAGAAATCCTATAATACGCGAAAGCATACATCAGTTATTAAAAAATAGAGATGGGTTAATGCTCGGAATATGCAATGGCTTTCAAGCCTTAATAAAACTTGGGTTACTGCCCTTTGGTGAAATAACGGATATAACACAAAACAGCCCAACCTTAACGTATAATGAAATTGGTAGACATGTATCTTGCACAGTGCAAACTAAAGTGGTTTCAACCCTGTCTCCTTGGCTTAGTAATTTAAAAGTTGGAGATGTGCATTCAATTCCAGTATCACATGGAGAAGGTAGGTTTGTAGCAAATGAAGAAGTAATTAAAAAATTATTCGCAAGTGGTCAAGTAGCCACTCAATATGTAGACTTCGACGGAATGCCAAGTTATGATATAAACTTTAATCCTAATGGTTCAATGCATGCTATTGAAGGAATCACTAGTTTGGATGGAAGGGTTTTCGGTAAAATGGGTCACTCTGAAAGAGTAGGCGTTAACACTTTAAAAAATATTATTGGTGAGAAGGATCAAAAGATATTTGAGGCAGGAGTAAATTATTTTAAATAAAAGATAAGAAGCAGTAAGGGTACAAATTGTGCCCTTGCTGCTTCTTTTTTATTTTTTTGGAATTCGGATATAAAAAACTAGTTTAACTTAAAAATGCGAACAATTTATTAATGATAGTAATTAAACGTACATATATGTAGAAGAAACACGAACGATAATAATAAAAATAGCATTAATGCATTGACTTAACGAAAAAAAACTGTTAAGATGAAATTATAAAAGTTGTTATTTAATTACATTGGGGAGGTAATAAAATGAAGGTAGGAGTTATTTTTGGAAGTAAATCAGATAAGGATATAATGAAAAATGCAGCGATAGCACTTAAGGAATTTGATGTAGATTATGAAGTACATATTCTCTCAGCTCACAGAGTACCAGAAAAATTAAAGGAAGTAATAAATGAAATGGAATATAATGGGGTAGAATGTATCATAGCAGGGGCAGGACTTGCAGCGCATCTTCCAGGTGTAATTGCATCACATACAGTAATGCCGGTGATTGGAGTGCCCATTAAAGCGGCTCTTGGTGGTATAGACTCACTACTTTCAATTGTTCAAATGCCAAAAGCAATTCCGGTTGCTACTGTGGGCATCAATAACAGCTATAATGCTGGAATGCTTGCAGTTCAAATTTTATCCCTTAAGTATATTGAACTTAAAAATAAATTAATTAAATATAGAGAAGAAATGAAAGAAAAATTTATAGCAGAGAATGAAGAAGATATAGAATTTTAAAATGAAAGTTAAGGAATGCGGTTTATAAATTAAAATTTGAGGAGTGATTGTTAGTGGAAAATTCAGTATTGTTATATGAAGGAAAAGCAAAAAAAATGTTTAGCACAGATAATAAGGATGAGGTCAGAGTATATTATAAAGATGATGCAACAGCATTTAATGGAATTAAAAAAGCTCAAATTGAGAAAAAGGGAATTTTAAATAATAGCATAACTACTATGTTATTTGAGTTATTAGAGAAAAAAGGTATAAAAACTCACCTTATTAAAAAAATAAGCGATAGAGAACAACTTTGTAAAAAGGTTGAAATAGTGCCTCTAGAAGTAATCGTAAGAAATGTTGCCGCTGGTAGCATGGCAAAACGATATGGAATAGAGGAAGGAACTAAGCTAAAAACAACAGTCCTCGAGTTAAGTTATAAAAATGATGAATTAGGTGATCCACTTATAAACGATTATCATGCAGTAGCAATGGGCCTTTCGACTTTTGACGAATTATTAGAAATATATAAAATGGCTTCAAAAATAAATGATATTCTAAAGGAAATTTTCTTTGAAAAAGATATTAATTTAATAGATTTCAAATTAGAGTTTGGGAGATTTAATGGAGAAATAATTTTGGCAGATGAGATATCACCAGATACTTGTAGATTTTGGGATGTTAAAACTGGAGAAAAATTGGATAAAGATAGATTTAGAAGAGATTTGGGTAATGTTACAGAAGCTTACGAGGAAATATTAAGTAGAATAAATAATAAATAAGATATATACAAGAAATAGTGGGGAGGGATTTCTTTGAATAAAGTTGTAGAATTAAACCAAATATCCATTAATGATGAAAATAAGCTAAAAGATGAAGATAAGTTTAAAGAGGAATGTGGTGTTTTTGGGGTTTTTTCACCGGATAAAGACTTAGATGTTGCATCTTTAACTTATTATGGACTTTATGCTTTGCAGCATAGGGGAGAAGAAAGTGCTGGGATAGTATATTCGAATGGAACTACCCTCACTTGTGAAAAGGCTATGGGCCTTGTGTGTGATGTTTTTAATGATGAAAAGATTAAACTAATGAAGGGTCATGCTGCCATAGGGCATGTTAGATATTCAACGACAGGAGGCAGTGAAGTAAAAAATGCACAGCCACTTTTAAGTAAATTTAGTCTTGGTGACATAGCTATAGCGCATAATGGTAATTTAGTAAATGAAGATGTCATAAGAGAATTACTAGAGGATTGTGGATATATGTTTCAAACATCCATAGATTCAGAAGTTATATTAAATCTAATTGCTAGAGGCGCAAAAAAAGGAATTGAAAAGGCCGTAGTGGATGCAATACAGGCTATTAAAGGGTCTTATGCAATAGTAATGCTTACAAAGGAAAAGTTAATAGGAGTTAGAGATCAAAATGGTATTAGGCCTCTTTGCATCGGGACAATAGGTAATAATTATATTCTTGCATCGGAAAGTTGTGCACTTGATGCAGTAGGTGCAGACTTTTTAAGAGATGTAAAGCCTGGTGAGATAGTAATAATAGATAAAAATGGACTTACATCAATTAATTTTGCGGAAAAAATTAAAAATGCAACTTGTTCATTTGAATATATATATTTTGCAAGACCAGACAGTACTATTGATGGGATTAACGTGTACACTTCAAGAGTGGCAGCTGGAGAACAGCTATTTAAAGAATCACCAGTCGATGCCGATATGGTTATAGGGGTTCCAGATTCAGGTATGGCCGCAGCAATAGGATATTCTAAAATATCTGGAATACCTTTTGGAATGGGTCTTATAAAAAACAGATATGTAGGTAGAACCTTTATAAGTCCCACTCAAGAAATTCGGGAAAGGGCAGTGTCTGTAAAACTAAACGCATTAAAAATAAATGTAGAAGGTAAAAGAGTTATTCTAATAGATGATTCAATAGTTCGCGGAACCACAAGTAAAAGATTAGTTGAAATATTAAAAAAAGCTGGAGCGAAAGAAGTTCATTTTAGGGTCTGCTCACCAGTAGTGAAATATCCATGTTATTTTGGAATAGATACACCTTATAGAAAAGATTTAATTGGGGCGAATACTTCCGTAGATGAAATTAGACAAGAAATAGGTGCAGATAGTTTAGGATATCTAAGCATAGATGGATTATTAAAATCTCTTGGTCATACTGAATTTTGTTTAGGGTGCTTTAATGGTACATATCCAGTATCAGCTCCATATGAAAATGAAAAAGAAAGATTAGAAAGGTAGGGGATATTCATGATAACTTATAAAGATGCAGGTGTTAATATTGAAGAAGGATACAAATCAGTAAAGCTTATAAAAGAATATGCGGCAGCCACATTTACAAAAGGTGTTTTAAATCATTTAGGAAGTTTTGCTGGTATGTTCGAAATAGGCGAGGGTTATAAAAATCCTATTTTAGTTTCAGGCACTGATGGAGTAGGTACAAAACTTGATATTGCATTTAGAATGAATAAATATGACACTGTAGGAATTGATTGTGTTGCTATGTGTGTAAATGATGTCCTTTGCCATGGTGCAAAACCACTTTTCTTTTTAGACTATATAGCTTGTGGTAAATTAGATTCTAAAGTATCATCACAACTGGTAAAAGGTGTATCTGATGGATGTATTCAATCAGGATGTGCACTTATAGGTGGTGAAACTGCGGAAATGCCAGGGTTCTATAGAGATGGGGAATATGATATGGCGGGATTTACTGTTGGCATAGTGGATAAACACAAAATTATTGACGGATCTGCAATCAAAGATGGGTATTCACTTATAGGTATTGAGTCAACAGGTCTTCATAGCAATGGGTATTCATTAGTTAGAAAATTAATACCAGATTTAGATATTGATTTTAATGGTGAAAAGATTGGAAAGACACTTTTGACTCCAACAAAAATTTATGTGAAAACTATATTAAGTCTTTTAGAAAAATTTGATATAAAGGGAATGGCACATATAACAGGTGGTGGTTTTTATGAAAACATACCTAGAATGTTTAGTGAAAAATTCACAGCAGTGGTAGATAAAAATAGTTTTAATACTCCAGATATTTTTAGGCATCTTATGTCTCTCGGGGTAACGCAGAAACATATGTTTAATACATATAATATGGGAATAGGATATGTATTATGCGTTGAAGATAAGGATACTTTAAAGATTATAAAGACAATTAATGATTTAGGGGATAGAGCATATAAAATTGGGCACGTTGAAGCTGGGGGTGCAGGAGTTTGCTTAAAATAGCTGTACTGATATCAGGGAGCGGAAGCAATCTTCAAGCAATAATAGATAATATAGAAAGTGGATACTTAAACTGCTCTATAGAAGCAGTAATTAGTGATAAAAAAGATGCATATGGCATAGAAAGATCAAAATCTAAAAATATAAAGACATATATATTAGATAGAAAACAGTTAGGTACTGGGGTTTCAGATGAAATATTAAGAATTGTCGACGGAAAAGTAGATCTAATAGTGCTTGCTGGGTTTTTATCTATACTTCAAGGGGAACTTCTTTGTGTATTTAAAAATAAAATTATTAATATTCACCCAGCGCTTATTCCATCTTTTTGTGGGGAGGGAATGTACGGTATGAAAGTTCATGAAAAAGCTATAGAATACGGTGTTAAAGTTTCAGGATGTACTGTCCACTTCGTAGACGAAGGTACAGACTCAGGACCAATTATAATTCAAAAGGTTGTAGATGTTTATAGTCAAGATTCAGCAAAAGATTTGAAGCTAAGGGTTTTAAATGAGGAACATAAAGCACTACCAGAAGCCATTAAATTAATAAGTGAGAATGAAATAGAAATTAAAGGAAGAAAAGTATTAGCTATTGGAAAGGTGGAGTAATAATGATTAAAACAGCGCTTATAAGTGTTTTTGATAAAGAGAATATTTTAGAACTTGCTACATCCCTTCAAAAAAATGGAGTAGAGATTATATCTACAGGTGGAACTTTTAATTACTTAAAAGAAAATGGCATAAAAGTTTCGGAAATATCTGATGTTACAGGATTTGAAGAGATATTAGGTGGGAGAGTTAAAACATTACATCCAGTTATTCATAGTGGAATACTAGCAGTGAGAGATAATGAAGAACATATGGCAACTATAAAAGCTAAAGGAATAAAACCTATTGATATGGTAGTAGTTAATCTTTATCCTTTCTTTGATAAAGTATGCGAAGAGATAAATTTTCAAGAGAAAGTTGAATTTATTGATATCGGTGGACCAACTATGCTAAGGGCAGCAGCTAAAAATTTCAAAGATGTTATTGTACTAAGTGACACAACAGATTATCAAAATATTATAAAGAAAATGGATGCTAAAGAAGAAGTGGATTTAAAAACTAGAAAATATCTAGCAGGCAAAGTGTTCAATTTAACATCAGCTTACGATGCAGCAATAAGCAATTTTTTACTGGGTGAGGATTCATATCCAGATTATTTGGCTGTTTCTTATAAAAAACAAATGGATTTAAGATATGGTGAAAATCCTCATCAAAGCGCAGCTTATTATATATCGGCTGCAGGAAACGGAGCAATGAAGGATTTTAATCAATTAAATGGCAAGGAATTATCTTATAACAATATAAAGGACATGGATATTGCTTGGAAGGTAGTATGCGAATTTGATGAAATTGCTTGTTGCGCGTTAAAACACAATACCCCTTGCGGCGTAGCTACTGGTAGCAGCGTACTTGATACATATAAAAAGGCATATGAATGTGATCCAATGTCTATTTTTGGGGGCATTGTTGCTTTTAACAAAAAGATAGATAAAGAAACTGCAGAAGAACTTATAAAAATATTTTTAGAGGTTATTATTGCACCAGAGTTTGATGAGGAAGCATTACTAGTTTTAAAAGGTAAGAAAAATTTAAGAGTCATAAAATGTTTAAGTAAAGCAGTTGGCACAAAAAATATTGTTAACGTCGATGGTGGAATATTGGTACAAAGTTCAGATGATAAATTAATAGATGATATAAAAGTAGTTACAAAGAAGGGCCCAACAAATGATGAAATGAAAGATTTGATATTTGCCATGAAAGTAGTTAAGTATGTTAAATCAAATGCTATTGTAGTGGTTAAAGATGGGGTGACTAAGGGGATTGGTGCAGGTCAGGTAAATAGAATATGGGCAGCAGAGCAATCATTAGAAAGGGCAGTAGATGCTACAATAATGGCATCAGATGCATATTTCCCATTTGGAGACGTTGTGGAGCTAGCTGCAAAATACAGCATAAAAGCAATTATACAACCAGGTGGATCTATAAATGATCAAAAATCAATAGATGCATGTAATGAAAATGGAATTTCCATGGTGTTTACGGGCACTCGACATTTCAAACATTAGGAGGCTGATTTATGAAGGTATTAGTTATTGGTTCTGGAGGACGCGAGCATGCTTTAGTATCAAAGGTTGCAGAGAATTCCATTGTCGAGAAGGTGTATTGTGCTCCTGGTAATGGTGGCACATGCAGAGAAAATAAGTGTGAGAATATTAATATTAGGCAAATAGATGAGCTTTTAGCATTCACTATAAAAAATAAGATAGATATCACAATAGTTGGATCAGAGGAATGGCTGGTACAAGGTATAGTAGATAAGTTTAAACAAAAAGGACTTAAGATATTAGGACCTAGTGAAAAAGCGGCAAGGCTTGAAGGAAGTAAAGCTTATTCTAAAGAGTTTATGAAAAAATATGGTATAAAAACAGCTGTATATGAAGTTTTTGAAAATGAGAATGAAGCTATAGGGTATTTGAAAAACTGTGAATATCCTATAGTAATTAAAGCAGATGGCTTGGCAGCAGGTAAAGGAGTTATTATATGTAATGACTTTACTGAGGCGGAGAAAAGCATAAATGATTTTATGGTGTTAGATATATTTAAAGGTAGCGGAAAGAAAATTATAATTGAAGAGTTTTTAGAAGGCGTAGAATCGTCGATACTCTCCATAACAGATGGAAAAGTTATAATTCCTTTTGTATCTTCAAAAGATCATAAACAAATATTTGACGATGATAATGGACCTAATACAGGAGGGATGGGAGCTATAGCACCAAATCCATATTGTGATAAAGAGGTATTAGATGAATTTTGTGAAAATATATTAAAGCCTACTCTTAAAGGAATTCAAGAGGAAAAAATGGATTATACAGGCATAATATTTTTTGGTATAATGATAACGAAAAAGGGTGTATATTTGCTTGAATATAATGTAAGGTTTGGAGACCCAGAGACGCAAGCGGTTCTTCCACTTATGAAAAGTGATTTTACAGAGCTTGTGATTAGCGCTATAGATGGTGAACTTAAAAACTTTAGATTAGAATGGAATGAAGGATATTCTTGCTGCCTAATTGCGGCATCGAAGGGTTACCCGGGAAAATACGATACAGGATTTGAAATAAGTGAGCGTAGTAAATTAGAAGGCAAGCTATTTCTAGCAGGTGCCACATGCGATGATGGTATTATGAGGACAGCTGGTGGTAGGGTTTTGGGAATAACAGGTCTTGGGCAAACACTTAAAAAAGCAAGGGAAATAGCTTATGATGATATGAAGAAAATT from the Clostridium sp. CM027 genome contains:
- the purC gene encoding phosphoribosylaminoimidazolesuccinocarboxamide synthase, coding for MENSVLLYEGKAKKMFSTDNKDEVRVYYKDDATAFNGIKKAQIEKKGILNNSITTMLFELLEKKGIKTHLIKKISDREQLCKKVEIVPLEVIVRNVAAGSMAKRYGIEEGTKLKTTVLELSYKNDELGDPLINDYHAVAMGLSTFDELLEIYKMASKINDILKEIFFEKDINLIDFKLEFGRFNGEIILADEISPDTCRFWDVKTGEKLDKDRFRRDLGNVTEAYEEILSRINNK
- the purN gene encoding phosphoribosylglycinamide formyltransferase, which gives rise to MLKIAVLISGSGSNLQAIIDNIESGYLNCSIEAVISDKKDAYGIERSKSKNIKTYILDRKQLGTGVSDEILRIVDGKVDLIVLAGFLSILQGELLCVFKNKIINIHPALIPSFCGEGMYGMKVHEKAIEYGVKVSGCTVHFVDEGTDSGPIIIQKVVDVYSQDSAKDLKLRVLNEEHKALPEAIKLISENEIEIKGRKVLAIGKVE
- the purE gene encoding 5-(carboxyamino)imidazole ribonucleotide mutase; the encoded protein is MKVGVIFGSKSDKDIMKNAAIALKEFDVDYEVHILSAHRVPEKLKEVINEMEYNGVECIIAGAGLAAHLPGVIASHTVMPVIGVPIKAALGGIDSLLSIVQMPKAIPVATVGINNSYNAGMLAVQILSLKYIELKNKLIKYREEMKEKFIAENEEDIEF
- a CDS encoding phosphoribosylformylglycinamidine synthase, which encodes MKDKIYRLYVEKKANYNVEGEKKLRDIKINLGISNLDGLRLVNRYDVMGITKEQYLMSRNTIFSEPTVDQVYDEELDIQKYDTVFAIEFLPGQYDQRADSAAQCIQILTQEDKHIVKSARVIVLKGNITNDELNKIKEYCINAVDSRETGFDKQNDLQQRFNEPEQVKTVESFIEMNDTDLKEFLKSNGLAMSFEDLRYCRDYFKETEKRDPSITEIKVIDTYWSDHCRHTTFNTVIEDVYIEDGKYSKPIKMAYAEYLNTREFVYDKSNRDVTLMDMAVISMKDLRKQGKLKDLDVSDEINACSIIVKADIEGEKEKWLVMFKNETHNHPTEIEPFGGAATCLGGSIRDPLSGRSYVYQAMRVTGCGDPRTKISDTIKGKLPQRKITLEAAHGFSSYGNQIGLATGLVSEVYDEDFVAKRMEVGAVIGAAPYKNVVREKPMASDVVILLGGKTGRDGCGGATGSSKQHSESSILTSGSEVQKGNAPTERKIQRLFRNPKVTTLIKRCNDFGAGGVSVAIGELADSLIINLDKVTKKYEGLDGTELAISESQERMAVVVRREDAVVFIKLAEEENLEAVVVAKITDDNRLKMVWKGKTIVDVSRSFLDTNGVNQRINVKVAAPKENEYYFSKDLKWSEGNLKSIKDLWNSNLSDLNVCSQKGLAGRFDSTIGAGTVLMPFGGKFQKTPIQSMVAKLPVLRGDTTTGTIMSYGYNPKLSKWSPFHGAAYAVIDSVTKVVASGANYENIKLTFQEYFEKLSKEPYKWGKPFSSLLGALHVQKQFSIAAIGGKDSMSGTFNDMNVPPTLISFAVDVINTDKVISPEFKNGDSQVVLVYANTCEDGLPDFGELRQNYKLVKKLIDSGKVLSTYAVGMGGLSEAISKMCFGNKIGFEFKEDIQVESIFKEDYGSIVMEIDKCTLSELIKENLNIKILGHTQVEPFIKVLGETISLEEALSNWEGPLESVFSTKVNTSKLNIRNDKIYASVENPKFKSAPAIKIAKPRVIIPVFPGTNCEYDSMRAFERAGAEVEIMVIKNLSSRHIEESIKAIAEKIKSSQIVMLPGGFSAGDEPDGSGKFIATFFRNPIIRESIHQLLKNRDGLMLGICNGFQALIKLGLLPFGEITDITQNSPTLTYNEIGRHVSCTVQTKVVSTLSPWLSNLKVGDVHSIPVSHGEGRFVANEEVIKKLFASGQVATQYVDFDGMPSYDINFNPNGSMHAIEGITSLDGRVFGKMGHSERVGVNTLKNIIGEKDQKIFEAGVNYFK
- the purM gene encoding phosphoribosylformylglycinamidine cyclo-ligase, giving the protein MITYKDAGVNIEEGYKSVKLIKEYAAATFTKGVLNHLGSFAGMFEIGEGYKNPILVSGTDGVGTKLDIAFRMNKYDTVGIDCVAMCVNDVLCHGAKPLFFLDYIACGKLDSKVSSQLVKGVSDGCIQSGCALIGGETAEMPGFYRDGEYDMAGFTVGIVDKHKIIDGSAIKDGYSLIGIESTGLHSNGYSLVRKLIPDLDIDFNGEKIGKTLLTPTKIYVKTILSLLEKFDIKGMAHITGGGFYENIPRMFSEKFTAVVDKNSFNTPDIFRHLMSLGVTQKHMFNTYNMGIGYVLCVEDKDTLKIIKTINDLGDRAYKIGHVEAGGAGVCLK
- the purH gene encoding bifunctional phosphoribosylaminoimidazolecarboxamide formyltransferase/IMP cyclohydrolase, coding for MIKTALISVFDKENILELATSLQKNGVEIISTGGTFNYLKENGIKVSEISDVTGFEEILGGRVKTLHPVIHSGILAVRDNEEHMATIKAKGIKPIDMVVVNLYPFFDKVCEEINFQEKVEFIDIGGPTMLRAAAKNFKDVIVLSDTTDYQNIIKKMDAKEEVDLKTRKYLAGKVFNLTSAYDAAISNFLLGEDSYPDYLAVSYKKQMDLRYGENPHQSAAYYISAAGNGAMKDFNQLNGKELSYNNIKDMDIAWKVVCEFDEIACCALKHNTPCGVATGSSVLDTYKKAYECDPMSIFGGIVAFNKKIDKETAEELIKIFLEVIIAPEFDEEALLVLKGKKNLRVIKCLSKAVGTKNIVNVDGGILVQSSDDKLIDDIKVVTKKGPTNDEMKDLIFAMKVVKYVKSNAIVVVKDGVTKGIGAGQVNRIWAAEQSLERAVDATIMASDAYFPFGDVVELAAKYSIKAIIQPGGSINDQKSIDACNENGISMVFTGTRHFKH
- the purD gene encoding phosphoribosylamine--glycine ligase, yielding MKVLVIGSGGREHALVSKVAENSIVEKVYCAPGNGGTCRENKCENINIRQIDELLAFTIKNKIDITIVGSEEWLVQGIVDKFKQKGLKILGPSEKAARLEGSKAYSKEFMKKYGIKTAVYEVFENENEAIGYLKNCEYPIVIKADGLAAGKGVIICNDFTEAEKSINDFMVLDIFKGSGKKIIIEEFLEGVESSILSITDGKVIIPFVSSKDHKQIFDDDNGPNTGGMGAIAPNPYCDKEVLDEFCENILKPTLKGIQEEKMDYTGIIFFGIMITKKGVYLLEYNVRFGDPETQAVLPLMKSDFTELVISAIDGELKNFRLEWNEGYSCCLIAASKGYPGKYDTGFEISERSKLEGKLFLAGATCDDGIMRTAGGRVLGITGLGQTLKKAREIAYDDMKKIQFDGMYYRMDIGILK
- the purF gene encoding amidophosphoribosyltransferase, coding for MSINDENKLKDEDKFKEECGVFGVFSPDKDLDVASLTYYGLYALQHRGEESAGIVYSNGTTLTCEKAMGLVCDVFNDEKIKLMKGHAAIGHVRYSTTGGSEVKNAQPLLSKFSLGDIAIAHNGNLVNEDVIRELLEDCGYMFQTSIDSEVILNLIARGAKKGIEKAVVDAIQAIKGSYAIVMLTKEKLIGVRDQNGIRPLCIGTIGNNYILASESCALDAVGADFLRDVKPGEIVIIDKNGLTSINFAEKIKNATCSFEYIYFARPDSTIDGINVYTSRVAAGEQLFKESPVDADMVIGVPDSGMAAAIGYSKISGIPFGMGLIKNRYVGRTFISPTQEIRERAVSVKLNALKINVEGKRVILIDDSIVRGTTSKRLVEILKKAGAKEVHFRVCSPVVKYPCYFGIDTPYRKDLIGANTSVDEIRQEIGADSLGYLSIDGLLKSLGHTEFCLGCFNGTYPVSAPYENEKERLER